The Corvus moneduloides isolate bCorMon1 chromosome 1, bCorMon1.pri, whole genome shotgun sequence nucleotide sequence TTAGTTTATAAcagaaaagagcattttctaCCTTTCCTGACTTCCAAAACAGTAATGCACTGAATCAGATCACTCACCGGGGCTGTGTGGCTCTGTATCTGAGTCCATTAGGGGCAGCAGAAATACTGTAATTTCCAGCATCTGGAGTTCTGGTTAGAACATCAAGTTAGAGCCACCATCCTGTTTTCCCAAACTCAGATGTAAAGATTAACATGTACAACAGCTATCTCCTCTGTTAATTACCAAAAGAGTTTATGATTAAAACTTGTGTTCTTTCCCCTATAAAGTGCTAACCACACTTCCAAGCCTGAAGCAAAGGTCTTGAAGATGGGAATAAGAGCTAGGTTTATCTCCAAGCAAAGCATTAGGGATATCCTGAACAGAATATGTTATTTACAACATGGAATGAACACCACTCGTAACTGACTAATTCCATGTATCCTTGCATTTACtctctttaaaagaaagtgtTAATTTAGgcttaataaaaaataaaccagaactGTTCTTAAAGTCATTCAGGTGCACTCATTTGCCAAGGCAAATGGCTTCCTCATGTAAAACCACTCAGATTGTTAACAGCATCTTTTGACCCAGGAATCCATATGTCTTGAAAactattttctgaaatataagTCTTCCTGTGTATTTAGAAAGTAACaaagtagtaattttttttaaatgtctcttttATGTTTGCAATTCATCAGGTATTATAGTTGGGGCTTTTGGATCTATATTCTACTTACATAGATGTGGATGTTCACAGCTGGATATTCACTAATACCCTGAAAAGGATACAAAGAAAGTGAATGAGTATTTCAAAGAGAGACTGAGGAGAGATGCTGAGggaattttcagaaatgcagtaCTTCTAAAGAAATAAGAAcctaaaaaataaagcttgtAATTTTTATTCAGACAACTCTCATTCTGTTCTTATTCATTTTCTTATTGCATGGTATTGCTGGGCTTAAATGAGTCTCTGGTATTACTGATACCAGACAGATATCAGACAAAATTTTACCTGAGTAGAAGATGGAAAAAGTTGTTGTAAGGCTGTATCATTTTATTGAGTTGGTCTTCTAAAAAGTGCTGCCTAATcaaatgtcctttttttaataggtattggtttgctttaaaatatggctgccaagctgcttttaaacaaacaagcagcagaGATGCATCAGAAGCAGACCCTTCCATCTTCATTCAAAAACAAGCTATTGATGCAGTGACTGATATTAACATGCTCAGGGTGTTCAAGACTTTTCTTAAGATCATACCACaactttttcttcagatttaCATCCTCATGGAACACGACAAAACTCATTTCTATCAATGTAAGTCTGTCTTTTTCCTTATGTTCCAAGTTGAGTATCTTACCTAAAAACATAACTTGTGACTGGATAACATTTTACACATACATTGGAAAACATACAGTCCACTGTGTTATTACTCTGCATTTAATTAGAATTTCTCTCTAGTAGATAGTCCATTCTGCTAAATCGGTGAGAAGGAAGATTTcactataaaaatgaaaagtcatAGATAAATAGTATATATCATAAATATAAAAAGTCATAATATCTAATAGAAACACAATGGTGCATCACTTGAAAATAAGGTCTTAAATGCAATTAGCATGTAATTTGCAAAGCAGTATGATTTGTGTAGTCTTGCTTATAGATTCTTTTAAAACTGCTAGCTAGGCATTTGGAAATCAGTAACATAATTAAAGCAGCCCCATGAGCTTTCACTACCATCAGCCATGTTACAGGTGAGGGACAGAGTCAGAAATAAATCTAAGGATATGTCAGCACTGTAGAATGCAATATGGTGAAGAGATACTGGTTCAACTCTCAGAAGCAAGACAGCAGCTGTACCATTTCCAGCTCTAAAACTAGCAGAATTATTGGCAGGACATTGACTTATTCACAGTTGGAATTTATCTAACCAAATGGGGCTACCTGCACTGATGTCTAGCATTCCTTCAAAGTCCATGGAGTCAAAATTTACTCAGGGAAAAGGATCCAGCAAATCTCATCTTAGATATGACCATGTGAAGGACCAAGTCTTAGTTATAGATTTCTACATTTTAGATACCACAGACTTGCAAATATCAGTCGCTGAAACTTAAATTTTTATGGTCTATTTGCAGTACTTTGGGAATTCCTAAGTCACCTGTGTATGGAGATGGCAATGCAACTTAGGCAAGGCCATTAAGGAtcaggggctgggcaggaaaATATAAGCATACCAAACAGCATCAGATGCCTAGATTTAAGTAACTAAAGTGAACCTTAAAATTAAGGTGACTTGCTTTGGAGCAGAGAGTAAATATAAAACTGGGATAAAGAAAATGTTAGGAAAGCATGAAATTTTCTAAAACTTCATTCAGAAATCATAGTGTAAGACACATATCTTTTTCCCTGGTTTAacatttttccttgtgttttgtttAGATGCTGCCATTATTATGTCTTTTTGTGGTATCTCCTTATCAATGGTTGATTATCAGGTATCGCTACGAAAATCTCTGCCTGAAAAAGATGAATTTCGTGTGCTATCCAAGTTCATGTATGTCTTCTATAAATTGCTTACCATCACTTCTTGGATACTCAGTATTTCATTGATCACTCTACTAAGTGTCAGAATTTCTGTAATTCTGCTGATATTTCTTTGGATCTGTGGCTTCACTTGGACTTTGAAACAGCATACAACATTTTGCAAATCTGCGAAGATGGAATATCTGTACAGAACTGTAGTTGGAATCATtctaattttttcattttttaacataaaGGGGAGAAGAACAAAAGTTTGCATTTCTATTTATTATGCTACTCACACTGTAGTAACTCTAAGTATTTTGTTTGTATATATGTTCTGGAAACCTTCCATTATCGAAGAAATATGTTTTACAATTGTGGGCATCTTAACTATTTTGAGTCTGGTGTTaggtattatttttcttgttgcttaTTACAGCCATTTGCATCCCACTACTTATTGCAGACCTCAGGCATGTTCAGATGAAGTTGACAGAGTGGCAGGGCAAAAAGATAGCATGAAAACTGGTAGATTTCAAAATTTCTTAATGCAATGAATGCtgtaggtttggggtttttttgtttatttgtttgttttttgtggaCTTCAAAGcaaattctgtttctctgtcaTTGTTTCTTGTGTATCATCACCGAGGAGCATATAATGGACCAGTTATTGGCTTTGAATAACTATTTGTTTTCCATGATACAAAGACTGTAACATGAACATTTATGTGCTGGTGAAAGTTACTTTTGACAAAGAAACAATTTAACCTATTCATCCAGCACAATCCACAGTTTTAGTTTTTTAGCAATGCAAATGTAACACAGAAAAAGCTAAGAGTTAATTAAATGAAATCTAGCATTAAAACCACATTCTATTAACTTACATTGATTCTGTTAAaaacaaggttttttttttccttgatggaaggaaagaagagtgCATTTGAAATAACTGAGGGCAGTGatcagttttctgcttttccccattACTGTAAAAGTTGCAGTCCTTCATGTTAACAAATTGTACTGCCTTCTCCCTGAACACCCCTTGAGGAAGAATAGCTTTGATTTATGGCTCAGTCACTGTCTTGCCATAGGAAATTGGGGAGatatttttcaagcattttatCATCTAGTTGTTTTAATGACttctttattgtttttgttctgttaatCTTTTGCAGTCTTCTGTATTTAGGGGTGATGCCAGCTTGTTCTGGGTTATAATAGCAGCCTGAGTGATTTATGGATGGCAACAGGAGTCTTGCATATAAATGAAGAACTATCTTCCATGAAGCTTCCTTCTCCTTTGGGCTCTAAGATGTAACACTTTAAATGCTGATTTCCACCAAAATACGAGACTATGCAAGGCAGgctgatatcttctgtctttATTACTCGAGAAAAGAGGAGCAACTCTTCTGATAACTTACAGGGGCTGGCAAAAGGTATAAGTAGCTTGTCCATCAAGAATTTTTTGCAGAAGGCAGAGTGAAACTAGACAACATTTCAGTTGTGTTTGAATGCTAAATCAACAGTGAAATAAGGTTGATACCCACAGctccttcagaaataaaatccaaggGGAAGtatttcagagctgctgtgttttaaatCTGTATTATGAAAACTTGGGgctctttctctcccctcctttctccttccattAAGTCAGTCACATTTGCAGTTAATTTAGCCACAGGCAAAGGTAGGGAACAGGGTTTGAGAAATAGGCTAGAGATAAGAAAAACTGATAAACTTTTCCAGGAACCTAATCtgttaatattatttattgACAATAAACTTCTGTGAAACTCTCAGGGAAGGGCTGATGCTCTGGTTGATAATTAGGGTGCTCAAGAGCTGTGTCTTGTGCCTCCTGTGTGAAGTTCATGGACTACAGACTTTTTTCTTGTTACTCTTCCAGCCTTACCAGAGCTCAGGGGAAGTTTCTAAAcatgtttctttcctgttccaTGTCCACACTTCTCTTTACCAGGCCAACCACATACATCTCCTTGATCCTAttcaaggaaattaatttctatgtGCATAGCTTGGACTGAATGGTCTGCCTTTCTGAGGCTACACATGAGAAAGTAGTGTGGTGAGAAGAGTTTACTTCTAAAATCCCTCATTCCTGCTTAGGGGTAACAAAATGTGGTTCAGAAGTtaagacagaaaagcacaatCCATGAGACAAAACAATAGTTTTACTATTGGTATGAatagtaaaatataaaattggtATAAAAAACAGTACCTTCACTTCTTTTACTCTGGAAGAGAGATTTCCAGATTTGTTTGCCCTACAACATCTTCttagataaaaggaaaaagcccaAGGCTTTCATGCAACATAATTGTCCTAAGTTCTGTCTTCtttactgcagaatatttatttctggtGATGGTGTCCTTGGCAGCAAAGTGCATGCTTGCTTTTAGGCTGAATGTACTCTTATTTTGCTATGGAAAAAACAGAATCCTAAATAGTGAAGACAATCCCTGTATTGCTTCTCACACTTTTACTGTTTGTCGATCTAAAATCTTGAGAAGCGACTAGGGTAAGAGATGGTGGAAAATGGAGAATATTATCTCCATCTTGCAGAACATGACAAAATGTTGTCTAGCTATTATTTAGAAGATGACCTCAAACTTTATACAAGATCTGAGAAGCAGATCTCTGGGGAAATATGAGATCCTGAGAAGTCCTAGTGTGGGCAATTCAGCCCTGTGGCCTCCAGGTTCCCTGCCTACTGCCAGAAATCTGGAGCCTGAGTTGCTCCTGAGGAGGGTTAGTTCCTGGtgtaacaaaataatttatcttggtgaattttttctcctttcaatgAACTGACAAATTCCAAATAGAAGTCTTTCATTGAAATCTCTCTGGCCAACTCCTAACACTCATTTTCTCTCAGGGGAGAAAAGCTGAACATTGTGCTCCCTTCTGTTGTTCTCCTTATGTCTCCTCACTCCCTCTTCTGTGCCCCTAAGAAGAATATTACACTGAAGTTGAATTGGTAAGAAAGACATCTAGGTGGCTATTTATATCACTAATTCAAATACACTCCAAACCCAATTACTTCAGTTTCAATTCTTATTTTATGCTTGTAAGTCCTAGTGGATATAAATGTAGCCATATCCTAAACCTGGAAATGATCATGTACATTCTTTTCATAAATCTCAAAGATCTTCAGGGTCCTTCCACCAATACGTCTCCATTTTGCTGTCATCAGTCAGGGGGCCTCAAGAGATGGGAATTCCTTGTAGCTTGTTCCCTGCAGATTTTTATCTGCAGGGGGATATTAtgagaataattttaaactttaaactcttcccttttttccttgaCCTCGAGTTCAAgattgttggggtccctccccgaggcacggggtttccctgcccctggccagcctcattccccattggttggtttgggttccccggggtggccaaggaccctcaggtcctgtGACTGggggagttcctgagcagagccccggcgatgcggctggagaaataaacatctctgaaacatctaccacgaatctgcccatatatacttcctttccacgggactcctggtttgatataggcgtgttacagtaatccccgctgtaacaactggtggaggaatgcgggcaagacaccgatccctgaggaagattcgtgagtaaaataaccactctagacctctctcttctcatcttggtttggatattctctctggactatggaagaattgtgggaaatggggctctctaagccacagaaaaaaatgtatctagaagtaaaaggaatccttgaacaacaaaacaaaaaagtaatgcaaccgggagatctagaacattttttcatctggcttttcaaaaatttcttctatatttctcgagacttactttttgatattgagCCTCCTGGAACTAGTCAAGAGTGTTTTTGGCACGAGATCTTGTTGGAGATGAAGaatcaaacagaacatgcattAGTGATTGAACCCTTGCGTGGATCCCTCGTGGTCAGTGAAGCTATTCAGGAGCATTTATATGGTCCTATTACCCCTAAAGCAAAGGATGGCCATAGTCCCGTGGCCGAGAccgcgcggccgccatcccgggaGCACATGTCTGCAGCCATGCtggcggaggtgcctgcgctggatgcgcccggccccctcgggagcgcgcgccttaccgcggaccccatccctgtctcagggtccccggccacgctaccgcgagtgagggagcgatgccgcaggcgccgcgggtgccgtgggccacgagcagccaggaaccgggcatcggcgtggcaggccgctctgagcacacggctcggagagccctgcggagggagaagcggcggtttccacagcgacacgagaagccgcgcagcgcagcgccgagctggaacggggccgctctcaaagcagcgtggagtttgcggagcAGAACTGCTCACAGGGCATggagccagcg carries:
- the XKR9 gene encoding LOW QUALITY PROTEIN: XK-related protein 9 (The sequence of the model RefSeq protein was modified relative to this genomic sequence to represent the inferred CDS: deleted 1 base in 1 codon), yielding MMTVKVPHMMKFTKQNFFFLVGGMIIYVVDIGVDFWVASRYFCQGQYSWSILILCFRGLSSLITQIFSYEWFKNDWEGTDTGKLKLVFLVHLFQCGIFIRYWFALKYGCQAAFKQTSSRDASEADPSIFIQKQAIDAVTDINMLRVFKTFLKIIPQLFLQIYILMEHDKTHFYQYAAIIMSFCGISLSMVDYQVSLRKSLPEKDEFRVLSKFMYVFYKLLTITSWILSISLITLLSVRISVILLIFLWICGFTWTLKQHTTFCKSAKMEYLYRTVVGIILIFSFFNIKGRRTKVCISIYYATHTVVTLSILFVYMFWKPSIIEEICFTIVGILTILSLVLGIIFLVAYYSHLHPTTYCRPQACSDEVDRVAGQKDSMKTGRFQNFLMQ